The genomic interval ttcATTATTCATAAAAGTAAATGATTCAAGATGATTCTATCATGAGTCAGAAAATTTGGTAGCACAAATGATAACATCATAAAAAATAGTAAGTGAAGAGGCAGGGAGGATTGTACTATGATCCaatctccttttatttattaagcAGAGCAATGCAAAGTGAGTTGAACAGGATATGATTTGCCttctcatgattaaaaaaaaaactgcaagcaCCTTGTCTTTAAAGGAATGGGTTATAGATTTCCCccttatttttatcaaaaatatcttATACTTATCTGCCTCAAGATATGTGTGCACATCTGAGATTTTCTGCTTGTCTgtgttttcatatgtatatatgaccTATTTTTTCATCACTTTTAAGAAGTAAAAGATTACATTTATGTAAACACTCCTAAGTATGTTATTAAAGAAAATCTAGCTTTATTTAGTTTCCTTCTATATTGACACCTGAATCTAACCCCATATCTCTCACATCAGTTAATTAAATGTAAGAAACATCATCATAATTCACCTTGTCTGTGAgacaaaaaaagacacaaaatatattctagatatttccCCAACCAAATTCTTCACTGTTATctactatttctttctttggattGCAATTTCTATAACTATGAGCAACAATCACAGACTATCCATTCAATGAAAGCTTAAAATTAGTCTCAACATGCACCTGTTACTCCCCTCCCACTTAAATAGCcactgttgtggtttggatatgaggagtTTTCCAAAAGCTCCTGTGGTAATACAGGaacatttagaggtgaaatgattagattattaggAATGTAGCCTaatctattttataaatgaatcaCTGAAAGATCCATtgtactgggtagtaactgtaggtaTGTGGGTATGGCTGAAGGTGGGTCACTGTTGATGTGCCCTTGAAGATTATATCTTGTCcccctggctcctctctctctctctctctgcatctcaGACACCATGACGTAGCAtgtttcctccaccatgcccttttTCCCTGATGTTCCACTTCACCTCAAGCCTAGAACCATGGAATTGGCTGACTGTGCACTGAATTTCTGAGACCGtaagctcaaaataaacttttcctcctctaagttgataTTATCAGATTGGAGTGgtatgttagtcagatttttgtcaTTGCAACCAAATGGATGCTTTTCTTATAtagattgtttttaataataaattttgacaATAAGGGGGAAGAGACagctcatgaaaaaaaaaggaggtatcAAATAGTTAATGTGACcaaaaaatgacacaaaaatgcctttgcattcatgaatatattttaataattatatctaTTCTTCTTTGTGTAATTTCATGGTTAAAAAGCTTACCTAAATTTTATCTCAAATGTTGTAGGTAAATAGTAATAATGATACTTCTCTAAATTGAattctatttttcccttttaccTTTGAAGACTGatggaagaaaacaatgaaaccTCTGAGGGAGGTTTTATTTTGCTTGGATTCTCAGACCAACCCCAGTTGGAAATCATCCTTTTTGTGGTAGTTTTGATATCCTATCTTCTGACCCTTGTGGGCAACACAGCCATCATCGTGGTCTCCCTCCTGGATTCCAAACTCCACACTcctatgtacttcttcctcacTAATCTCTCCTTTCTTGACCTTGCCTTCACTACCAGCATTGTGCCCCAGCTCTTGTGGAACCTGAGGGGACCAGCCAAGACCATCACATCCACCGGCTGTATCCTACAACTCTATGTGTCCCTCTCCTTGGGTTCCACTGAGTGCGTTCTCCTTACTATCATGGCATTTGACCGCTATGTGGCTGTCTGCAGACCTCTCAACTACACAACTGTCATGCACCCATCATTCTGCAAGGTCCTGGCAGGAATAGCCTGGCTAAGCGGAGTGGGAAACACTCTGATCCAAAGCACCATCACCCTGCGGCTTCCTCGATGTGGACACCGTCATCTCCACCACTTCTTGTGTGAAGTGCCTGCCATGATCAAGTTGGCATGTGTTGACATCCATGCAAACCAAGTTCAGCTTTTTGTGGCTACATtagttctcctcctccttcccatggCATTGATATCTGTCTCCTATGGATTTATCGCGCATGCTGTGATAAAAATTAAGTCATCTCAAGCTTGGCACAAGGCTTTAGGGACCTGTGGCTCTCATCTACTAGTGGTGTCCCTTTATTTTGGGACCAGCTCAGTCATATACATCCAACCACAGAGATCCTTTGGCCACAGCCAGGGCATGTTCCTCACACTCTTTTATACTGTTGTGACTCCCACCCTCAACCCCCTCATATACACCTTGAGGAACAAGGATGTGAAAGGAGCCCTGAGGAGACTGCtgaggagaaaacaaaatttctaatggaaaaaataaagggcAGTGCTTTTCTGGAAACTTATTAAAGAGACATAATATTAAATGACTGCTCCCTAAAGTGACTGACTGCCTCTCTAACTGCATTTACATACAGTGTGGCCcacattgtctcaaaaaaaattgagattcaaTTTCTGTAGCTCATGGAACCtgtgtgttaaaaatattttcacaaactttcttattaaatgtatttgaaaggCTACACATATAGTAAGAATGGAAGATTTTGTAGATTTTCactgcacatatatacatatatacctgcATACATAATTAGggaattaaaatgatatttattgtttgaaaaattgaaaaatatatatcagcATGAAGAAATTATTGTAGTATTTCTTCTGTAGAACAATTCTCTTGTTATATTGTTGCAAGCATTTTGTATATATTATCTCAgctctttcaagaaaaaaatacaacatcaCCAAACTtcaaaaagtgaatttttttggCATAGAGCACAAAATCTGTGAATCTACTTAAACcaatactgagaaaaaatattgacttttaacaaataataattcaaataattttaaataattataaataattactaAATAATGTAATGAATACTAAACATTCACATAACCTAGTTTCAGCTTGATCCAGGCTCTTGGCAAAATCTTGCATTCAATTCTATGTAACAGTCTCCTGCATTCCCAGTGTCTTTGTGGGAACCTGTGATCTCTAGAGCCACACTTCCTTTGTTTGAAGGTTTGTTTTACTCACTTGCTGTCCATGACCCTCTGCTCTTTATCTTACCTGTACATTTCTCAATCACTTCTGACATGGTCAGTAATGATGAAATAAACTTAACTCATGCAAAGTGTCAAAAAGTCATGGAAGTGGTAAATACTGagtaaatttaataattatttaaaatattttcaaaaatagaatgatatgggctggggttgtggctcagaggtagagtgctctcctagcacatgcaaggcactgggttcgatcctcagcatcacataaaaataaataaataaaataaatgtgttgtgtctaactacaactaaaaaataaatattaaaaaatatggtgCTCAGAATTCTTCATAATCTTTCCACACAACCTCTGTCATTCTCAACATGTGCTTCATTGTGTGCTtgtatttgttttacattttatactgaatgatactttgatttttttatttgtttatttgtttatttgtttatttgattttatttattcatttgatttttatttatttagtcatttgaTTTTTCCTGGAAACACTAAAACCAATCAAAATCTGTCTTCACACCTCTTTTTATCAACAACAAATTGCAATCAAGTATCAATTTTGATTTTGGAATCTTTGCTCTAAAGAATATTGTTGAAACTTTGAGTCAGAATGCTTGGGTTCAAAGCCCAGTCCTATGAAACTAATCAGCTAgaataatgtttaaataaatatcatattACACCAATTCATAGTATCCTCAACAATACAAGAGTGGGAACAATAGTTCCTAACTTAACTTGACTACTGTGATAAGTAAATCTGATTGGGATACAGTTAAACTCAGAGCTATCTATTATGTATTAATAACAACCATCCAATAATTGTTAGTTACTTCTACACCACTTATACTATTCCAAACTTCATAACTTGATTGACCTTACTGATTTAATGATTTTTCCATGTCTTGAATCACTTCCTTGTATTATTCAGCAGCATTTAACTATGCCCAACTATTCCCTATATTTTTTGTAGCTACTCTAACTTAGTGTAAAGTTGGAATGTGGATCCTGCTTTATATTTAGACTTCCCTTATCATCACAGCCATAGGAAACTCTTCTTCAAACTATTCCTAGTTGTGTCTTAACCCATTTCATCCATCACATTCATGTTGCCACTGCCCCAGTTCAAATCTTCTATCCTGCTccttaaaaagatagaaaatatatagCTATGAGCAGAAACACGTTTACAGTCATGTTTGGTTTGGAGGGCAGATTTGGTTTAATGACTGAAACCCAGGAGAGTGTGCaaactgagagagagaaagaaagaaaaggggggaggggagagatagatagatagatagatagatagatagatagatagatagatagatagagattaGGGAAAGAAGctagagggaaggaaaaggataCACAAACCAGTATGGGCACTGATATGCATACTGTAGGAAGACTTTATAAGAAGAAGTATACTGTGC from Ictidomys tridecemlineatus isolate mIctTri1 chromosome 8, mIctTri1.hap1, whole genome shotgun sequence carries:
- the LOC101960263 gene encoding olfactory receptor 2G3, whose amino-acid sequence is MEENNETSEGGFILLGFSDQPQLEIILFVVVLISYLLTLVGNTAIIVVSLLDSKLHTPMYFFLTNLSFLDLAFTTSIVPQLLWNLRGPAKTITSTGCILQLYVSLSLGSTECVLLTIMAFDRYVAVCRPLNYTTVMHPSFCKVLAGIAWLSGVGNTLIQSTITLRLPRCGHRHLHHFLCEVPAMIKLACVDIHANQVQLFVATLVLLLLPMALISVSYGFIAHAVIKIKSSQAWHKALGTCGSHLLVVSLYFGTSSVIYIQPQRSFGHSQGMFLTLFYTVVTPTLNPLIYTLRNKDVKGALRRLLRRKQNF